The DNA region CTGTTGTCGCATTGCATTTAGGGCCTGGCAAACTTCTGTTCTATTTATCTTATCGTACTCTTACCTAGGCATAAGCATTATTTATTTCGGCACCAGCAATAGAGAGAAACTAACCCGAGACTTGCACACTACACACCAAGCCCAGTACCAAATGAGATCGGCCGATTCGAATCGGTATCTTCGGTATCTCTGCTATAAAATAAGGCTCAATTTTTATGTGAATCCATATATTTATGTGTAATAAATCACAGCTAGTCAAAAAGTGGATAAAACGTTTTTGGTATTGATTatgggaaattaaattgaCAGGGAAAAATCGGAAAAACTATGATTACCTAATAtatgttttcgaaaattcaAAAATCCGTTACAGGTCGGGGCTATCGATAGGCTAACTGGCCGTTATCGTTATCATTTTTTGAGTTCGACCGCAGCTATCGCCCTGGTATAATCGAATGTTGTCCACCTCTAAGAGGAGAAGAAGCAGAGAATcttgttattgttttgtttaatgAATATAATATACGAAATAAATGGTTTTAATTGCAAATTGGCAGCAATTTATGGTGTGCAACTAAAATAATACCTTCTACTTAAGCGGCACTTGGTTTAGAGCCTCCAACAAGTGCAACATACAAACTTCCAAGTTATTTTAAATCGTAGGCGACTATTTTTTTGAAGCCGGTTTGAAATCCCGAAATGCGTTTTCTCTACGCCTGCTTTGTGATCCTGCTGTGCGCCCTGATCTTCTGCGAGTACGTGGCGGACTTTGTGGTGCTGCAGAAGTGCAAGTGGCCGGAGATCAAGCGGAAGAAGTATGTGGACGATCCGCTGAGGGCGATGATCCTGGCGGATCCCCATCTCCTGGGACCCCATCGCGGCCACTGGCTGGACAAGCTGTACCGGGAGTGGCATATGACACGCGCCTTCCAGGCGGCATCGCGACTGTTCCAGCCGGACGTGGTCTTCGTCCTGGGCGACTTGTTCGATGAGGGCGACATGGTGAGCGACAAGCAGTTTCAGGAATATGTGTGGCGCTACCTAAAGATGTTCCACCTGCCGCCGGGTATACCGCTCATCAGTGTTGCGGGAAACCATGACGTGGGCTTCCACTACAAGTTAGTCAATCAATATCCAAGTTCCATGCCATTTACTAATCCCCGCCAATATCTTTTTCAGAATGCATCCCTTCTTTATGACGCGCTTCGAGAACTATCTGAACAACTCCTCGGTGAACCTGTTCACCATCAAACAGATACATTTCGTGGTGATAAACTCAATGGCCATGGAGGCCGATGGCTGCATGTTTTGCAACCAGGCCGAGGATCAGCTGAAGAACATCTCGCGAACGTTGCACTGCATGAAGTATCCGCTGGAGGCGGAATGCGCCCGCACCAGGCGGCACCCATATAGCCAGCCGATACTGCTGCAGCACTTCCCGACGTATCGAATTTCGGATACTATGTGCGAAGAGCATGATGCGCCGTACATCGAGACTTTCCGCGAGCGCTTCCATGTCCTAT from Drosophila subpulchrella strain 33 F10 #4 breed RU33 chromosome 2L, RU_Dsub_v1.1 Primary Assembly, whole genome shotgun sequence includes:
- the LOC119548849 gene encoding metallophosphoesterase 1 homolog, whose translation is MRFLYACFVILLCALIFCEYVADFVVLQKCKWPEIKRKKYVDDPLRAMILADPHLLGPHRGHWLDKLYREWHMTRAFQAASRLFQPDVVFVLGDLFDEGDMVSDKQFQEYVWRYLKMFHLPPGIPLISVAGNHDVGFHYKMHPFFMTRFENYLNNSSVNLFTIKQIHFVVINSMAMEADGCMFCNQAEDQLKNISRTLHCMKYPLEAECARTRRHPYSQPILLQHFPTYRISDTMCEEHDAPYIETFRERFHVLSKDATDMLGDLLKPRLAFAGHSHHFCHSVNRLGIDEYTVASFSWRNKVNPSFMLATITPDDYVVSKCKMLPQQFVLNSYLSAGILCFIVIALQLRKWIKSRGQSSAADHRKVN